Proteins encoded within one genomic window of Sphingomonas cannabina:
- a CDS encoding type II secretion system F family protein, which produces MGIDVIWAATLLSGVAALAVLFAIYTATTVRDPMAKRVKALNDRREQLKAGITASTSKRRAKLVQRNETTDRIRALLSSMKVLQDSQIKDAQQKLLQAGIRSKDWAVAVIFGRLVLPIVLGGPMLYWVYGTDGFADWSPVKAYGLVAGTFILAYKAPDLYLKNKIDKRSAAIRKGLPDALDLLVICAEAGLTVDAAFHRVAKELGRAYPELGEEFSLTAIELGFLTDRRQAFENLAHRVKLDAIKGVVTTMIQTEKYGTPLASALRVLSAEFRHERMMRAEEKAARLPAIMTVPLILFILPVLFIVILGPAACSISDALIAK; this is translated from the coding sequence ATGGGCATCGACGTGATCTGGGCGGCGACCCTGCTCTCGGGCGTCGCTGCGCTGGCAGTCCTGTTCGCGATCTACACCGCCACCACGGTGCGCGACCCGATGGCCAAGCGCGTCAAGGCGCTCAACGACCGGCGCGAGCAGCTGAAGGCCGGCATTACCGCCTCGACGTCGAAGCGCCGCGCCAAGCTCGTCCAGCGCAACGAGACCACCGACCGCATCCGCGCGCTGCTTTCCTCGATGAAGGTGCTGCAGGATTCGCAGATCAAGGACGCACAGCAGAAGCTGCTCCAGGCGGGCATCCGCTCCAAGGACTGGGCGGTCGCGGTGATCTTCGGCCGGCTCGTGCTGCCGATCGTGCTCGGCGGGCCGATGCTCTACTGGGTCTACGGCACCGATGGGTTTGCCGACTGGAGCCCGGTCAAGGCCTATGGCCTGGTCGCCGGCACCTTCATTCTCGCCTACAAGGCGCCCGACCTCTATCTCAAGAACAAGATCGACAAGCGCTCGGCGGCGATCCGCAAGGGCCTGCCCGACGCGCTCGACCTGCTGGTGATCTGCGCCGAGGCGGGCCTGACCGTCGACGCCGCCTTCCATCGCGTCGCCAAGGAACTGGGCCGCGCCTATCCCGAACTGGGCGAGGAATTCTCGCTGACCGCGATCGAGCTGGGCTTCCTCACCGACCGGCGGCAGGCGTTCGAGAATCTCGCGCATCGCGTCAAGCTCGACGCGATCAAGGGTGTCGTCACCACCATGATCCAGACCGAGAAATACGGCACCCCGCTCGCCTCGGCGCTGCGCGTGCTCTCGGCCGAGTTCCGTCACGAACGCATGATGCGCGCCGAGGAAAAGGCGGCGCGCCTGCCGGCAATCATGACGGTGCCGCTGATCCTGTTCATCCTGCCGGTGCTGTTCATCGTGATCCTGGGCCCGGCGGCCTGCTCGATCAGCGACGCGCTGATCGCCAAGTAA
- the pth gene encoding aminoacyl-tRNA hydrolase translates to MQLWAGLGNPGPAYAMHRHNVGFMAADAIAEVHGFSAPKKQFQGWVQEGRIGPEKIILLKPATFMNESGRSIRAALDFYKLTPADVTVFYDELDLAPMKVKVKRGGGAAGHNGIRSTIQHIGEDFRRVRIGIGHPGHKDRVTGHVLGNYHKTEIEPLSDLLGAIAAEAEWLAKGDDARFMNDVALRLGE, encoded by the coding sequence ATGCAGCTCTGGGCCGGCCTGGGCAATCCGGGTCCCGCATACGCGATGCACCGCCACAACGTCGGCTTCATGGCGGCCGACGCGATCGCCGAGGTGCATGGTTTCTCCGCGCCGAAGAAGCAGTTCCAGGGCTGGGTGCAGGAAGGGCGGATCGGGCCGGAGAAGATCATCCTCCTGAAGCCCGCGACCTTCATGAACGAGAGCGGCCGATCGATCCGCGCCGCGCTCGACTTCTACAAGCTGACGCCGGCGGACGTCACCGTCTTCTACGACGAGCTCGATCTCGCGCCGATGAAGGTCAAGGTGAAGCGCGGCGGCGGTGCGGCTGGGCACAACGGCATCCGCTCGACCATCCAGCATATCGGCGAGGATTTCCGCCGCGTGCGCATCGGCATCGGTCATCCCGGGCACAAGGACCGGGTGACCGGCCACGTCCTGGGCAATTACCACAAGACCGAGATCGAGCCGCTTTCCGACCTGCTGGGCGCGATCGCCGCCGAGGCGGAGTGGCTGGCGAAGGGCGATGACGCACGCTTCATGAACGACGTCGCGCTGAGGCTGGGCGAATGA
- a CDS encoding TIGR02466 family protein, whose translation MTTRALFPTFFYEGRLDDETLVVELAEACRDLAAEDRAGRAWSKEHGYRGYTSYASLDDLPQRDPRFDDLVRLLNRHVAAFAKDCGFELGGRRLRLDSLWVNVLKPGGTHSGHIHPHSVVSGTVYVAVPPGSGALKLEDPRLPMLMAAPGRPDTFVYAEPAVGSVFLWESWLRHEVMPNQAKDDRISISFNYR comes from the coding sequence ATGACCACGCGGGCGCTGTTTCCCACCTTCTTCTACGAAGGCCGACTCGATGACGAGACGCTGGTCGTCGAGCTCGCCGAGGCCTGTCGCGACCTGGCGGCCGAGGACCGTGCGGGACGCGCCTGGTCTAAGGAGCACGGCTACCGGGGCTATACCAGCTACGCCTCGCTGGACGATCTGCCGCAGCGTGACCCGCGGTTCGACGATCTGGTGCGGCTGCTCAACCGGCATGTCGCGGCATTCGCGAAGGATTGCGGGTTCGAGCTGGGCGGGCGTCGGCTCAGGCTCGACAGCCTGTGGGTCAACGTCCTGAAGCCGGGCGGCACCCATTCGGGCCATATCCACCCGCACAGCGTCGTCTCGGGCACGGTCTATGTCGCGGTGCCGCCGGGATCGGGCGCGCTCAAGCTCGAGGACCCGCGGCTGCCGATGCTGATGGCGGCGCCGGGGCGGCCCGACACCTTCGTCTATGCCGAGCCGGCCGTGGGCAGCGTGTTCCTGTGGGAAAGCTGGCTGCGGCACGAGGTGATGCCGAACCAGGCGAAGGATGACCGGATCAGCATCAGCTTCAACTATCGGTGA
- the hisS gene encoding histidine--tRNA ligase — translation MARVTTPNRIRGTQDIFGEDQRRFAHVLETFDRVRRLYGFQRVEIPIFEDTQVFARSIGETTDVVSKEMYTFADKGGDSITLRPEFTAGICRAYLTEGWQQYAPLKLVASGPVFRYERPQKGRYRQFHQIDAEVIGAAEPQADVELLALADQLLHELGIAEGVTLQLNTLGDAETRDAWRTALVAHFEQHRGELSEDSLTRLEKNPLRILDSKDPRDRPIADAAPGIDDFLTSEAGAFFESVTSGLDAAGVKWTRNARLVRGLDYYRHTAFEFVTDRLGAQGTVLAGGRYDGLIESLGGPATPGVGWAAGVERLAMLIGEPTTQAVDAVVIPLGPAAEARAQGIVAELRRAGIAADMAFRGNMKRRLSKANEQGAEFALILGDDELATNRIVVRNLKEGQQATTSIDNIGKVPLSLLWQIPTGGQADAAAHPIGRLLAEKPE, via the coding sequence ATGGCGCGCGTCACCACTCCCAACCGCATCCGCGGCACCCAGGACATCTTCGGCGAGGACCAGCGGCGGTTCGCGCACGTGCTGGAGACGTTCGACCGCGTGCGGCGGCTCTACGGCTTCCAGCGCGTCGAGATTCCGATCTTCGAGGACACGCAGGTCTTCGCCCGCTCGATCGGCGAGACCACCGACGTCGTGTCGAAGGAGATGTATACTTTCGCCGACAAGGGCGGCGATTCGATCACGCTCAGGCCCGAGTTCACCGCCGGCATCTGCCGCGCCTACCTGACCGAGGGTTGGCAGCAGTACGCGCCGCTCAAGCTCGTCGCGTCGGGCCCGGTGTTCCGCTATGAGCGCCCGCAGAAAGGCCGCTACCGGCAATTCCACCAGATCGACGCCGAGGTGATCGGCGCCGCCGAGCCGCAAGCCGACGTCGAGCTGCTCGCCCTCGCCGACCAGCTCCTGCACGAATTGGGCATCGCCGAGGGCGTGACCCTCCAGCTCAACACGCTGGGCGATGCCGAGACGCGCGACGCCTGGCGCACGGCGCTGGTCGCGCATTTCGAGCAGCACCGTGGTGAGCTGTCGGAGGACAGCCTGACTCGGCTGGAGAAGAACCCGCTGCGCATCCTCGACAGCAAGGACCCGCGCGACCGCCCGATCGCGGACGCGGCGCCGGGGATCGACGACTTCCTGACCAGCGAGGCCGGCGCCTTCTTCGAGAGCGTGACCAGCGGTCTCGACGCGGCCGGGGTGAAATGGACCCGCAACGCGCGGCTGGTCCGCGGCCTCGACTATTACCGCCACACCGCCTTCGAGTTCGTCACCGATCGGCTCGGCGCGCAGGGCACGGTGCTGGCCGGCGGCCGCTATGACGGACTGATCGAAAGCCTCGGCGGCCCGGCGACGCCGGGTGTGGGCTGGGCGGCGGGAGTCGAGCGGCTGGCGATGCTGATTGGGGAGCCGACGACACAGGCTGTTGATGCCGTCGTCATTCCACTCGGACCGGCAGCCGAGGCGAGAGCTCAAGGTATCGTAGCCGAGTTGCGTCGCGCGGGAATCGCCGCGGACATGGCATTCCGCGGCAATATGAAGCGTCGGTTGTCCAAAGCAAATGAGCAAGGGGCAGAATTTGCCCTGATCCTCGGTGACGACGAGCTGGCGACCAACAGGATCGTTGTGCGAAACCTCAAGGAAGGACAGCAAGCGACGACCTCAATCGACAATATCGGTAAGGTGCCGCTTTCGCTTCTTTGGCAGATACCTACCGGTGGTCAGGCCGACGCCGCCGCGCATCCTATCGGACGGCTATTGGCGGAGAAGCCAGAATGA
- a CDS encoding HD-GYP domain-containing protein has translation MTPRRRKGDRVSSGGPAATQQILLESDWRPELSRFGGEQEPRPTRQRGPVKRKPSTRPTSFAVERKQAEAIVERSRTALIETFDEVRFGRSLPLDTLADVAEEIASSMLRNPFAITGLTRLRSRHDYTYVHSVGVCAFMVGLARELDIDESLINEIALAGLLHDIGKARVPVAVLDKAGPLTDDERATIVTHPALGHALLKRCGCDAPIVLDVCLHHHERFNGTGYPEGLAGEELSVFARIAAICDVYDAITSARPYKDSWSPAQALEWMTGVEGHFDRRMFLAFRRLVGAFPAGTLVRLASDRLAVVLDGGGGSTATPPVLTFHCNATSRAVPYERIDTAFDPIVAIERPHRWSPEEWEALRDRLLAHGRECGLAA, from the coding sequence ATGACACCGAGGCGCCGCAAGGGGGACAGGGTTTCCTCCGGCGGACCGGCGGCAACGCAGCAGATTCTGCTCGAGAGCGATTGGCGCCCGGAGCTGTCGCGCTTCGGCGGCGAGCAGGAACCGCGCCCTACGCGCCAGCGCGGTCCGGTCAAGCGCAAGCCCTCCACCCGCCCGACCAGTTTCGCGGTCGAACGCAAGCAGGCCGAGGCGATCGTCGAGCGCTCACGCACCGCGCTGATCGAGACATTCGACGAGGTTCGCTTCGGCCGCAGCCTGCCGCTCGACACGCTCGCCGACGTGGCGGAGGAGATCGCGAGCTCGATGCTGCGCAATCCCTTCGCGATCACCGGGCTGACGCGGCTCAGGTCCCGCCACGACTATACCTATGTGCATTCGGTCGGTGTGTGCGCCTTCATGGTCGGGCTGGCGCGCGAGCTCGACATCGACGAATCGCTCATCAACGAGATCGCGCTCGCCGGCCTGCTGCACGACATCGGCAAGGCGCGCGTGCCGGTGGCGGTGCTCGACAAGGCCGGGCCGCTCACCGACGACGAGCGGGCGACGATCGTCACGCATCCGGCGCTGGGCCACGCGCTGCTCAAGCGCTGCGGCTGCGACGCGCCGATCGTGCTCGATGTCTGCCTTCACCATCACGAGCGGTTCAACGGCACCGGCTATCCGGAGGGGCTGGCGGGCGAAGAGCTCAGCGTCTTCGCGCGCATCGCCGCGATCTGCGATGTCTATGACGCGATCACCTCGGCCCGGCCCTACAAGGACAGCTGGTCGCCGGCGCAGGCACTGGAGTGGATGACCGGGGTCGAGGGGCATTTCGACCGGCGCATGTTTCTGGCGTTCCGCCGGCTGGTCGGCGCCTTTCCCGCCGGCACGCTGGTACGGCTGGCGAGCGACCGGCTGGCGGTGGTGCTCGACGGCGGGGGTGGCAGCACCGCGACCCCGCCGGTGCTCACCTTCCACTGCAACGCGACCAGCCGAGCGGTGCCCTATGAGCGGATCGATACGGCGTTCGATCCGATCGTCGCGATCGAACGGCCCCACCGCTGGTCGCCGGAGGAGTGGGAGGCGCTGCGCGATCGCCTGCTGGCGCATGGCCGGGAGTGCGGCCTGGCCGCGTGA
- the prmC gene encoding peptide chain release factor N(5)-glutamine methyltransferase, with amino-acid sequence MARAAEQFTFSETPRLDAELLMAHALGTTRDEMLLRGLIDTPAPPAFAELAARRAAHEPIAYILGKRDFWTIELQVGPGALVPRADSETLIEAAVDHFKGTPGPARVLDLGTGPGTLLLAALAEWPQAAGLGVDSSSRALTWAWRNVASLGMSGRARFVLGDWAARIADSFDLILANPPYIGTAEPLPAEVREHEPASALFAGADGLDAYRAIVPHLPRLLAPGGVAILEIGWTQADTVTALVETQGLAATLRRDLAGHPRAILAA; translated from the coding sequence ATCGCCCGCGCCGCCGAGCAATTCACCTTCTCCGAAACCCCTCGCCTCGATGCCGAGCTGCTGATGGCGCACGCCCTCGGCACCACTCGCGACGAGATGCTGCTCCGTGGCCTGATCGACACCCCCGCCCCGCCCGCTTTCGCCGAGCTGGCCGCCCGCCGCGCCGCGCACGAACCCATCGCCTATATCCTCGGCAAGCGCGATTTCTGGACGATCGAGCTTCAGGTCGGCCCCGGCGCCCTCGTACCGCGGGCCGACAGCGAGACGCTGATCGAGGCGGCCGTCGATCACTTCAAGGGAACCCCGGGCCCCGCACGCGTGCTCGACCTCGGCACCGGCCCCGGCACGCTGCTGCTGGCGGCGCTCGCCGAATGGCCGCAGGCGGCCGGCCTCGGCGTCGATTCGTCCTCCCGCGCGCTCACCTGGGCGTGGCGCAACGTCGCCTCGCTCGGGATGAGCGGCCGCGCACGCTTCGTCCTCGGCGATTGGGCGGCGCGAATCGCGGACTCTTTCGATCTAATCCTCGCCAATCCGCCCTATATCGGGACAGCCGAACCCCTTCCCGCCGAGGTGCGCGAGCATGAACCCGCCTCGGCTCTGTTCGCCGGCGCAGACGGGCTCGATGCCTATCGCGCGATCGTACCGCATCTCCCGCGCCTGCTCGCCCCCGGCGGCGTGGCGATCCTCGAGATCGGCTGGACCCAGGCCGACACAGTCACCGCGCTCGTCGAGACGCAGGGCCTCGCCGCCACCCTCCGCCGCGACCTCGCCGGTCATCCGCGGGCTATCCTCGCCGCTTGA
- a CDS encoding AAA family ATPase — MNAPWNPARIGNRDPFVAFVCDETTAEAIRPIAIEMGWPPEKVNKGGLRNAVQTLSVTASPNILFVDLSESGDPLNDINALAEVCEPGTVVIAAGQVNDVRLYRDLVASGIHDYLLKPLNPDMLRDSLAQAQAILNAPRAAEAASERPHCGIAVIGARGGAGASTVATSLAWLLSSKNSRTTALLDLDVHFGTGALALDLEPGRGLTDAIENPSRIDGLFIERAMVRASDRLAVLSAEAPIHSPIVTDGAAFYQLQEELRGAFEATVVDLPRAMLVNHPHLVSDLQIAVLVTELTLASARDTIRLLAWFKSNAPHLRLLVVANRVHAASQLEISRRDFESSIERKIDFTVPFEPKQAAQAAKLGKPLAEAAKGVKSLQPLTALADQLAGMAEADDDEAPAKGKKVPGKAQKSDKNGGSLLGKLTQLTAKLPSKARK; from the coding sequence ATGAACGCTCCCTGGAATCCCGCACGCATCGGCAACCGCGATCCCTTCGTCGCCTTCGTCTGCGACGAAACGACCGCCGAGGCGATCCGGCCGATCGCGATCGAAATGGGCTGGCCGCCGGAGAAGGTGAACAAGGGCGGCCTGCGCAACGCCGTGCAGACGCTGTCGGTCACCGCCAGCCCCAACATCCTGTTCGTCGACCTGTCCGAATCGGGCGATCCGCTCAACGACATCAACGCGCTGGCCGAGGTCTGCGAGCCGGGCACGGTGGTGATCGCCGCCGGCCAGGTGAACGACGTCCGCCTCTATCGCGACCTCGTCGCCAGCGGCATCCACGATTATCTGCTGAAGCCGCTCAATCCCGACATGCTGCGGGATAGCCTCGCTCAGGCGCAGGCGATCCTGAACGCCCCTCGCGCCGCCGAGGCGGCATCGGAGCGCCCGCATTGCGGCATCGCGGTGATCGGCGCCCGCGGCGGCGCCGGCGCATCGACCGTCGCGACGTCGCTCGCCTGGCTGCTGAGCAGCAAGAACAGCCGCACCACCGCGCTGCTCGATCTCGACGTGCATTTCGGCACCGGCGCGCTGGCGCTCGACCTCGAGCCGGGCCGCGGTCTCACCGACGCGATCGAGAACCCGAGCCGCATCGACGGGCTGTTCATCGAGCGCGCGATGGTCCGCGCGTCGGACCGGCTCGCCGTGCTCTCCGCCGAGGCGCCGATCCATTCGCCGATCGTCACCGACGGCGCGGCTTTCTACCAGCTCCAGGAGGAGCTGAGGGGCGCGTTCGAGGCGACCGTGGTCGACCTGCCCCGCGCGATGCTGGTCAACCACCCGCATCTCGTCAGCGACCTGCAGATCGCGGTGCTGGTGACCGAGCTGACGCTCGCCTCCGCCCGCGACACGATCCGCCTTCTCGCCTGGTTCAAGTCGAACGCGCCGCACCTCAGGCTGCTGGTCGTCGCCAATCGCGTCCATGCCGCCTCGCAGCTCGAGATCAGCCGGCGGGATTTCGAGAGCTCGATCGAGCGCAAGATCGATTTCACCGTGCCGTTCGAGCCCAAGCAGGCTGCCCAGGCCGCCAAGCTGGGCAAGCCGCTCGCCGAGGCCGCGAAGGGCGTCAAGTCGCTGCAGCCGCTCACCGCACTGGCCGATCAGCTGGCCGGCATGGCCGAAGCCGATGACGACGAAGCTCCCGCAAAGGGCAAGAAGGTGCCGGGCAAGGCGCAGAAGTCGGACAAGAACGGCGGCTCGCTGCTGGGCAAGCTCACCCAGCTGACGGCGAAGCTGCCCAGCAAGGCGCGGAAGTGA
- a CDS encoding DUF4167 domain-containing protein, producing MINNRQAGRRRGRGGQRSGNNPGRPDNGNRIDNRARGNAAQLLEKYKNLARDAQMSGDRVNTEYYLQFADHYFRVLNESRARFEENRRQREDAEGEEDEEFGFEGEPATADAYQGQDRDNRENREPRGDRENRGQREFRRDREPREVREPRNGYASHGNGNGYANGFDVAADERAPVAEARPAPTAAADEPHDEAPAPAPERPRRGRPRKTPVEAEAAEPSMFDVDRLPPSLSTESNGADEPAEERPRRTRRRRTSDEEATPTA from the coding sequence TTGATCAATAATCGTCAGGCCGGCCGCCGTCGCGGCCGTGGCGGGCAGCGCTCAGGGAATAATCCGGGGCGCCCGGACAACGGCAACCGCATCGACAACCGCGCGCGCGGCAACGCGGCGCAGCTTCTCGAGAAATACAAGAATCTCGCGCGCGACGCGCAGATGAGCGGCGACCGCGTCAACACCGAATATTACCTCCAGTTCGCGGACCATTATTTCCGCGTGCTCAACGAGAGCCGCGCGCGCTTCGAGGAGAACCGCCGCCAGCGCGAGGACGCCGAGGGCGAGGAGGACGAGGAGTTCGGCTTCGAGGGCGAGCCTGCGACCGCGGACGCCTATCAGGGCCAGGATCGCGACAATCGCGAGAATCGTGAGCCGCGCGGCGACCGTGAGAACCGCGGACAGCGCGAGTTCCGTCGCGACCGTGAGCCCCGCGAGGTGCGCGAGCCGCGCAACGGCTATGCCAGCCATGGCAACGGCAACGGCTACGCCAACGGCTTCGATGTCGCTGCCGACGAGCGGGCGCCGGTCGCCGAGGCGCGTCCTGCTCCTACCGCTGCCGCGGACGAGCCGCACGACGAGGCCCCCGCCCCTGCCCCCGAGCGGCCGCGCCGCGGCCGCCCGCGCAAGACGCCGGTCGAGGCCGAGGCAGCGGAGCCCAGCATGTTCGACGTCGACCGCCTGCCGCCGTCGCTGTCGACCGAATCCAACGGCGCGGACGAGCCGGCGGAGGAGCGGCCCCGCCGCACCCGCCGCCGCCGCACCAGCGACGAGGAGGCCACGCCGACGGCGTGA
- a CDS encoding 50S ribosomal protein L25/general stress protein Ctc: protein MSETLTLSAETRDRAGKGASRALRREGRVPAVIYGNKKDPVGVSLSERELVKALNTGHFMNSVVMVNGERTLPKDVHFHPVTDRPLHVDFLRISEHAKVTVAVPVVFTDEEEAPGIKRGGVLNVVRHELELVCDAAHIPDEIHISLKGVEVGDSIHISAVTLPKGVESAITDRDFTIATVVAPSALKSSEGETQTEVTGEGEAEAEGE from the coding sequence ATGAGCGAGACGCTTACCCTGTCGGCCGAGACGCGTGACCGGGCTGGCAAGGGAGCCTCCCGGGCGCTGCGTCGCGAAGGCCGCGTGCCCGCCGTCATCTACGGCAACAAGAAGGACCCCGTCGGCGTCAGCCTCAGCGAGCGCGAGCTCGTCAAGGCGCTGAACACCGGGCACTTCATGAACTCGGTGGTGATGGTGAACGGCGAGCGCACGCTGCCGAAGGACGTCCACTTCCATCCGGTCACCGATCGTCCGCTCCACGTCGACTTCCTGCGCATCTCCGAGCACGCCAAGGTCACCGTCGCGGTGCCGGTGGTGTTCACCGACGAGGAAGAGGCGCCCGGCATCAAGCGCGGCGGCGTGCTCAACGTCGTGCGCCACGAACTCGAGCTGGTGTGCGACGCGGCCCACATCCCTGACGAGATTCACATCTCGCTGAAGGGCGTCGAGGTCGGCGATTCGATCCACATCTCGGCGGTGACGCTGCCCAAGGGCGTGGAGAGCGCAATCACCGACCGCGACTTCACCATCGCCACCGTCGTGGCGCCGTCGGCGCTCAAGTCGAGCGAGGGCGAGACCCAGACCGAAGTCACCGGCGAAGGTGAGGCTGAGGCCGAGGGCGAGTAA
- a CDS encoding CBS domain-containing protein, whose amino-acid sequence MTIAAILGGKGHEVVSVSGDTPVSDVVALLAERRIGAVPVVDGGQVAGIFSERDVIHALAAEGAGALDRPVRERMTSPALTVRPDEPVLGALSLMTRRRIRHLPVVDSGRMVGFVSIGDLVKYRIDRIESEANAMREYIQTA is encoded by the coding sequence ATGACGATCGCGGCAATCCTGGGCGGCAAGGGGCATGAGGTGGTGTCGGTCAGCGGCGACACGCCGGTCTCCGACGTGGTCGCGCTGCTCGCCGAGCGGCGGATCGGGGCGGTTCCGGTGGTCGACGGCGGCCAGGTCGCCGGCATCTTCTCCGAACGTGACGTGATCCACGCGCTCGCCGCGGAGGGTGCGGGAGCGCTCGACCGACCGGTGCGCGAGCGGATGACGTCGCCCGCGCTGACGGTGCGGCCGGACGAGCCGGTACTCGGCGCGCTGTCGCTGATGACGCGACGCCGCATCCGCCACCTGCCGGTGGTCGACAGCGGCCGCATGGTGGGCTTCGTGTCGATCGGCGACCTAGTCAAATACCGCATCGACCGCATCGAATCCGAGGCCAATGCGATGCGCGAATATATCCAGACGGCTTGA
- the prfA gene encoding peptide chain release factor 1: MRIPADRIAQIEARRDELQAMMATGDLPGDRFVQVSKEYAELEPVALAAAEVRRLRAEADSLAFMAQDGDDELRAMAVEELHLNKTALEVAERNLALALLPRDVADERAAMLEIRAGTGGDEAALFAGDLLRMYQRYADRQGWKVELISASPSEAGGYKEVIASVEGKGVFAKLKFESGVHRVQRVPVTESGGRIHTSAATVAVLPEAEDVDVQIDDKDLRVDIYRSSGAGGQHVNTTDSAIRITHIPTGIVVIQQDERSQHKNRAKAMKVLRTRLYEAERERLAAERSGTRRAMVGSGDRSERIRTYNFPQGRVTDHRINLTLHRLPEILEGEMDELVGALVAEDEAERLASLDG; encoded by the coding sequence ATGCGCATCCCCGCCGACCGTATCGCGCAGATCGAGGCGCGGCGTGACGAACTGCAGGCGATGATGGCGACCGGCGACCTTCCCGGCGACCGTTTCGTCCAGGTCTCGAAGGAATATGCCGAGCTCGAGCCCGTCGCCCTCGCCGCTGCCGAGGTGCGCCGGCTGCGCGCCGAGGCGGACAGCCTCGCCTTCATGGCGCAGGACGGCGACGACGAGCTGCGCGCGATGGCGGTCGAGGAGCTGCACCTCAACAAGACCGCGCTGGAGGTGGCCGAGCGCAACCTCGCCCTCGCTCTCCTTCCCCGCGACGTCGCCGACGAGCGCGCGGCGATGCTCGAGATCCGCGCCGGCACCGGCGGCGACGAGGCGGCGCTGTTCGCCGGCGACCTGCTGCGCATGTACCAGCGCTATGCCGACCGCCAGGGCTGGAAGGTCGAGCTGATCTCCGCCTCCCCCTCCGAGGCCGGCGGCTACAAGGAGGTGATCGCCTCGGTCGAAGGCAAGGGCGTGTTCGCGAAGTTGAAGTTCGAGAGCGGCGTCCACCGCGTCCAGCGCGTGCCGGTGACCGAGAGCGGCGGCCGCATCCACACCTCCGCCGCCACCGTTGCGGTGCTGCCGGAGGCCGAGGACGTCGACGTCCAGATCGACGACAAGGACCTGCGCGTCGACATCTACCGCTCGTCAGGCGCGGGCGGACAGCACGTCAACACCACCGACTCCGCGATCCGCATCACCCATATCCCGACCGGCATCGTCGTCATCCAGCAGGACGAGCGCAGCCAGCACAAGAACCGCGCCAAGGCGATGAAGGTCCTGCGCACCCGCCTCTACGAGGCCGAGCGCGAGCGGCTCGCCGCCGAGCGCTCGGGCACGCGCCGGGCGATGGTTGGCTCGGGCGACCGTTCCGAGCGCATCCGCACCTACAATTTCCCCCAGGGCCGCGTCACCGACCACCGCATCAACCTCACACTCCACCGCTTGCCGGAGATTCTGGAAGGCGAGATGGACGAGCTGGTCGGCGCCCTCGTCGCCGAGGACGAAGCCGAGCGGCTGGCGAGTTTGGATGGCTGA
- a CDS encoding type II secretion system F family protein yields the protein MELMPLMMLGAGAFLTLAVLAIAFSGPSPSRVAARRLTSMRERHSGGNSAIAIEAQVRKISANRATRMDETFSRLLPNPAQLQKRLNMTGRNWTVGRYGLATLTLTAVPALLLALRGAPILLALFIGLFFGVGLPHMAVGFLIKRRIAQFNAKFPDAIELLVRGLRSGLPITETIGVVGQEVPGPVGEEFRAIADRMKIGRTMDAALQETADRLGTPEFQFFCITIAIQRETGGNLAETLSNLADVLRKRAQMKLKIKAMSSESKASAYIIGALPFIVFGLIWYINGRYMQNFFVDERLMIAGGGGLVWMAIGAFIMRKMINFEI from the coding sequence GTGGAATTGATGCCGCTGATGATGCTCGGGGCCGGCGCGTTCCTGACGCTCGCGGTGCTCGCGATCGCGTTCAGCGGTCCGTCGCCGAGCCGCGTTGCCGCGCGGCGACTGACGAGCATGCGCGAACGTCATTCCGGCGGCAATTCCGCGATCGCGATCGAGGCGCAGGTCCGCAAGATATCCGCCAACCGCGCGACCCGGATGGACGAGACCTTCTCGCGGCTGTTGCCCAATCCGGCGCAGCTCCAGAAGCGCCTCAACATGACCGGCCGCAACTGGACCGTCGGCCGCTATGGCCTGGCGACGCTCACCCTCACCGCCGTCCCCGCGCTGCTGCTCGCGCTGCGTGGCGCGCCGATCCTGCTCGCGCTGTTCATCGGCCTGTTCTTCGGCGTCGGTCTGCCGCACATGGCCGTCGGCTTCCTCATCAAGCGCCGCATCGCCCAGTTCAACGCCAAGTTCCCCGACGCGATCGAGCTGCTGGTGCGCGGCCTGCGCTCGGGCCTACCGATCACCGAGACCATCGGCGTCGTCGGGCAGGAGGTGCCGGGGCCCGTCGGCGAGGAATTCCGCGCGATCGCGGACCGCATGAAGATCGGCCGGACGATGGACGCGGCGCTGCAGGAGACCGCCGACCGGCTCGGCACGCCCGAATTCCAGTTCTTCTGCATCACCATCGCGATCCAGCGCGAGACCGGCGGCAACCTCGCCGAGACGCTGTCCAACCTCGCCGACGTGCTGCGCAAGCGCGCGCAGATGAAGCTCAAGATCAAGGCGATGTCGTCGGAATCGAAGGCGTCCGCCTACATCATCGGCGCGCTGCCGTTCATCGTCTTCGGCCTCATCTGGTACATCAACGGCCGCTATATGCAGAATTTCTTCGTCGACGAACGGCTGATGATCGCCGGCGGCGGCGGGCTCGTCTGGATGGCGATCGGCGCGTTCATCATGCGCAAGATGATCAACTTCGAGATTTGA